A window from Populus trichocarpa isolate Nisqually-1 chromosome 3, P.trichocarpa_v4.1, whole genome shotgun sequence encodes these proteins:
- the LOC7497829 gene encoding COP1-interactive protein 1 isoform X10 has translation MTKKKHDFRESLKSFIGTHIDPEKDEQLKETKTEIDDKVKRILKLIKEEDLEERDGLSVENSKKEPLLELIEDVQKQYHLLYGQYDHLKGELREKVNGKHGKDTSSSSSSDSESDDSSKHKGSKNGRFESEKITDGIKQELEAANLDVAELRSKLRATSEERDALKWEHQTALNKIQEAEEIIRNLRLEAERSDAGKAQLLIENGELKQKLDSAGVIKAELNQRLEELNKEKDSLILEKEAAMRSIEESEKIREALKLEYETALIKIQEEEEVIRNLKLKAESSNTDKARLLAESGGLKQKLDAAGVIEAELNQRLGELKKEKDSLNLEREAAMRSIEESEKIREALKLEYETALIKIQEEEEVIRNLKIEAESSDTDKARLLAENGGLKQKLDAAGVIEAELNQRLEELNKEKDGMIWEKEAAMRSIEESEKIREALKLEYETALIKIQEEEEVIGNLKLKAESSDTDKTRLLAENGELKQKLDAAGVIEAELNQRLEELNKEKDSLILEREAAMRSIEESEKIREALKLEYETALIKIQEEEEVIGNLELKAESSDTDKTRLLAENGELKQKLDAAGVIEAELNQRLEELNKEKDGMILEREAAMRSIEESEKIREALKLEYETALIKIQEEEEVIRNLKIEAESSDTDKAWLLAESGGLKQKLDAAGVIEAELNQRLEELNKEKDGLILETEAAMRSIEESEKIREALKLEYETALIKIQEEEEVIRNLKLEAESSDTDKARLLAESGGLKQKLDAAGLIEAELNQRLEELNKEKNSLILETEAAMRSIEESEKIREALTLEYETALIKIQEEEEVIRNLKLEVESSDTGKARLLAENGELKQKLDSAGVIEAELNQRMEELNKEKDGMILEKEAAMRSIEESEKIGEDLRILTDQLQEEKATTGQELEALKAELSIMKQQLESAEHQVAEFTHNLSVTKRENDSLTLKLSEISNEMEQAQNTIDGLVGESGHLKDKLGDREREYSSLAEMHETHGNESSTRINGLEVQVRGLELELGSSQARNRDLEVQIESKVAEAKQLGEQNQGLEARILELEMMSKVRGDELSALMKKLEENYNESFSRTESLTVQVDTLLADFKSIHAQKAELEEQMVSRGNEASTRVEGLIDQVNLLQQQLESLRSQKVELEVQLENKTLEISEYRILIENLKEEIVSKTEDQQRVLAEKESCSAQINDLELEVETLCNQKTDLGEQISTETKERERLGEEMVRLQEKILEMEKTQTEREFELSALQERHTNGEIEASAQIMALTEQVNNLHQELDSLQTEKNQMQLQLEKEKEEFSENLTEMENQKSELVSQIAEHRRMLDEQEEAHKKLNEEHKQVEGWFQECKLSLAVAERKVQDMAEEFQKHLGSRDQMVEQLEEMIEDLKRDLEVKGDELNTLVENVRNIEVKLRLSNQKLRVTEQLLTENEDTFRKAEEKYQQEQRVLEERVAVLSGIITANNEAYHSMVADISEKVNNSLLGLDALTMKFEEDCNRYENCILVVSKEILIAKNWFGDTNNENEKLRKEVGNLVVQLQDIKEHESALKEKVEQLEVKVSKEGVEKENLTKAINQLEKKVVALETMMKEKDEGILDLGEEKREAIRQLCIWIEYHQSRYDYLREMLSKMPIRGQRAS, from the exons ATGACAAAGAAAAAGCACGATTTCCGTGAATCATTAAAATCCTTCATTGGAACTCACATTGATCCGGAGAAAGATGAACAgctaaaagaaactaaaacag AAATTGATGACAAGGTAAAAAGGATCTTGAAGCTTATCAAAGAGGAAGATCTTGAAGAACGAGATGGCCTCTCAGTAGAAAACTCCAAAAAAGAGCCTCTTCTTGAGCTAATTGAGGATGTCCAGAAACAGTACCATTTGCTCTATGGACAATATGATCATCTGAAGGGAGAGCTGAGAGAGAAAGTTAATGGCAAACATGGAAAAGATACCTCATCTTCATCTAGCTCAGACTCAGAATCTGATGATTCTTCTAAGCACAAAGGCAGTAAAAATGGTCGttttgaaagtgaaaagataaCAGATGGCATAAAGCAAGAACTTGAAGCAGCAAATCTAGACGTTGCTGAACTGAGGAGTAAGTTGAGAGCTACAAGTGAGGAAAGGGATGCTTTAAAGTGGGAACATCAAACAGCTTTGAACAAGATACAAGAAGCAGAAGAAATCATCAGAAATTTGAGGCTTGAAGCTGAACGATCAGATGCTGGCAAAGCACAACTTTTGATTGAGAATGGAGAACTGAAGCAAAAACTAGATTCTGCTGGCGTGATAAAAGCAGAACTAAATCAAAGACTGGAGGAACTGAACAAAGAGAAAGATAGCCTGATTTTGGAGAAAGAGGCTGCCATGAGAAGCATTGAAGAGAGTGAGAAGATCAGAGAAGCTTTAAAGTTAGAATATGAGACAGCTTTGATCAAGAttcaagaagaagaggaggtcATCAGAAATTTGAAGCTTAAAGCTGAAAGTTCAAACACTGATAAAGCACGACTTTTGGCTGAGAGTGGGGGACTGAAGCAAAAACTAGATGCTGCTGGCGTGATAGAAGCAGAACTGAATCAAAGACTGGGGGAactgaaaaaagagaaagatagcCTGAATTTGGAGAGAGAGGCTGCCATGAGAAGCATTGAAGAGAGTGAGAAGATCAGAGAAGCTTTGAAGTTGGAATATGAGACAGCTTTGATCAAGAttcaagaagaagaggaggtcATCAGAAATTTGAAGATTGAAGCTGAAAGTTCAGACACTGATAAAGCACGGCTTTTGGCTGAGAATGGGGGACTGAAGCAAAAACTAGATGCTGCTGGCGTGATAGAAGCAGAACTGAATCAAAGACTGGAGGAACTGAACAAAGAGAAAGATGGCATGATTTGGGAGAAAGAGGCTGCCATGAGAAGCATTGAAGAGAGTGAGAAGATCAGAGAAGCTTTGAAGTTGGAATATGAGACAGCTTTGATCAAGAttcaagaagaagaggaggtcATCGGAAATTTGAAGCTTAAAGCTGAAAGTTCAGATACTGATAAAACCCGACTTTTGGCTGAGAATGGGGAACTGAAGCAAAAACTAGATGCTGCTGGCGTGATAGAAGCAGAACTGAATCAAAGACTGGAGGAACTGAACAAAGAGAAAGATAGCCTGATTTTGGAGAGAGAGGCTGCCATGAGAAGCATTGAAGAGAGTGAGAAGATCAGAGAAGCTTTGAAGTTGGAATATGAGACAGCTTTGATCAAGAttcaagaagaagaggag gtcATCGGAAATTTGGAGCTTAAAGCTGAAAGTTCAGATACTGATAAAACCCGACTTTTGGCTGAGAATGGGGAACTGAAGCAAAAACTAGATGCTGCTGGCGTGATAGAAGCAGAACTGAATCAAAGACTGGAGGAACTGAACAAAGAGAAAGATGGCATGATTTTGGAGAGAGAGGCTGCCATGAGAAGCATTGAAGAGAGTGAGAAGATCAGAGAAGCTTTGAAGTTGGAATATGAGACAGCTTTGATCAAGAttcaagaagaagaggag gtcATCAGAAATTTGAAGATTGAAGCTGAAAGCTCAGACACTGATAAAGCATGGCTTTTGGCTGAGAGTGGGGGACTGAAGCAAAAACTAGATGCTGCTGGCGTGATAGAAGCAGAACTGAATCAAAGACTGGAGGAACTGAACAAAGAGAAAGATGGCCTGATTTTGGAGACAGAGGCTGCCATGAGAAGCATTGAAGAGAGTGAGAAGATCAGAGAAGCTTTGAAGTTGGAATATGAGACAGCTTTGATCAAGAttcaagaagaagaggaggtcATCAGAAATTTGAAGCTCGAAGCTGAAAGCTCAGACACTGATAAAGCCCGACTTTTGGCTGAGAGTGGGGGACTGAAGCAAAAACTAGATGCTGCTGGCTTGATAGAAGCAGAACTGAATCAAAGACTGGAGGAACtgaacaaagagaaaaatagcCTGATTTTGGAGACAGAGGCTGCCATGAGAAGCATTGAAGAGAGTGAGAAGATCAGAGAAGCTTTGACGTTGGAATATGAGACAGCTTTGATCAAGAttcaagaagaagaggaggtcATCAGAAATTTGAAGCTCGAAGTTGAAAGCTCAGACACTGGTAAAGCACGACTTTTGGCTGAGAATGGAGAACTGAAGCAAAAACTAGATTCTGCTGGCGTGATAGAAGCAGAACTGAATCAAAGAATGGAGGAACTGAACAAAGAGAAAGATGGCATGATTTTGGAGAAAGAGGCTGCCATGAGAAGCATTGAAGAGAGTGAGAAGATTGGAGAAGACTTAAGAATCTTGACTGATCAGCTGCAAGAAGAAAAAGCTACCACAGGGCAAGAACTAGAAGCTCTTAAAGCAGAACTTTCTATCATGAAGCAACAGCTGGAATCTGCAGAACATCAAGTTGCAGAATTTACCCATAATCTGAGTGTCACCAAGAGGGAGAATGATTCTCTTACCTTGAAATTATCTGAAATCTCAAATGAGATGGAGCAGGCACAAAACACAATTGATGGACTCGTAGGTGAATCAGGTCACTTAAAGGATAAATTGGGTGACAGGGAAAGGGAGTACTCATCTCTTGCAGAGATGCACGAGACACATGGGAATGAATCATCAACTCGGATAAATGGATTGGAGGTACAAGTAAGAGGTCTGGAGCTGGAGCTGGGATCATCGCAAGCCCGGAATAGAGATCTTGAGGTGCAGATTGAAAGCAAGGTGGCTGAAGCAAAGCAACTGGGAGAACAGAATCAGGGATTAGAAGCCCGGATTTTGGAACTTGAAATGATGTCGAAAGTGAGAGGGGATGAACTTTCTGCTCTCATGAAGAAACTCGAGGAAAATTATAATGAATCATTCTCTAGAACAGAGAGTTTGACAGTGCAGGTCGATACTCTGCTAGCAGACTTCAAATCTATTCATGCCCAGAAAGCAGAATTGGAGGAACAGATGGTAAGTAGAGGTAATGAAGCATCGACTCGAGTTGAGGGGCTTATTGATCAGGTCAACTTGTTACAACAACAACTGGAGTCTCTACGCAGCCAGAAAGTTGAACTTGAAGTGCAACTCGAGAATAAAACTCTAGAAATTTCAGAATATCGAATTCTGATAGAAAATTTGAAAGAGGAGATAGTAAGCAAGACTGAAGATCAACAAAGAGTCCTGGCAGAAAAAGAAAGTTGCTCAGCACAAATCAATGATCTGGAACTAGAGGTGGAGACTCTGTGCAACCAGAAAACTGATCTTGGGGAGCAAATAAGTACTGAAACCAAGGAAAGGGAGCGATTGGGAGAGGAAATGGtgagattacaagaaaagatccttgaaatggaaaaaacacaaacagaGAGAGAGTTTGAGTTATCTGCCCTCCAGGAGAGACATACAAATGGGGAGATTGAAGCTTCTGCTCAGATAATGGCATTAACGGAACAGGTCAACAATCTGCATCAGGAATTGGATTCTTTGCAGACTGAGAAAAACCAAATGCAATTGCAGCTTgaaaaggagaaggaagaaTTTTCAGAAAACCTAACCGAAATGGAAAATCAGAAATCTGAGCTCGTGAGCCAGATTGCAGAGCATCGGAGAATGCTGGATGAACAGGAGGAGGCACACAAAAAGCTAAATGAGGAGCATAAGCAAGTTGAAGGCTGGTTTCAGGAGTGCAAGTTGAGTCTTGCAGTAGCAGAAAGGAAAGTTCAAGACATGGCAGAAGAATTCCAAAAGCATTTGGGTTCTAGAGATCAGATGGTAGAGCAGTTGGAAGAGATGATTGAGGACCTGAAGAGAGATCTTGAAGTAAAAGGAGATGAACTTAACACCTTGGTCGAGAATGTGCGAAATATAGAAGTTAAGCTCCGGCTGTCAAACCAGAAGCTCCGTGTCACGGAACAATTACTAACAGAGAATGAAGACACCTTTAGAAAAGCGGAAGAGAAGTATCAACAAGAACAGAGAGTGCTTGAAGAAAGGGTTGCTGTATTGTCCGGGATAATCACCGCAAATAATGAAGCTTATCACAGTATGGTTGCAGATATCTCAGAAAAAGTAAACAATTCATTGTTAGGACTGGATGCTTTGACCATGAAGTTTGAAGAAGATTGTAACAGGTATGAGAACTGTATTTTGGTAGTTTCAAAGGAGATTCTGATTGCGAAGAATTGGTTTGGGGACACAAATAATGAAAACGAAAAACTGAGAAAGGAAGTAGGTAATTTAGTTGTGCAGCTACAAGATATAAAAGAACACGAATCGGCATTAAAGGAGAAGGTTGAGCAATTAGAGGTCAAGGTGAGCAAGGAAGGAGTGGAGAAGGAGAATTTGACCAAAGCTATCAACCAACTGGAGAAAAAGGTGGTAGCATTGGAGACgatgatgaaagaaaaggatgagGGGATATTAGACCTCGGAGAGGAGAAGAGGGAAGCAATAAGGCAGCTATGCATATGGATTGAATATCACCAAAGTCGCTATGATTATCTCAGGGAGATGCTCTCAAAAATGCCCATTAGAGGCCAGAGGGCATCTTAG
- the LOC7497829 gene encoding COP1-interactive protein 1 isoform X9 produces the protein MTKKKHDFRESLKSFIGTHIDPEKDEQLKETKTEIDDKVKRILKLIKEEDLEERDGLSVENSKKEPLLELIEDVQKQYHLLYGQYDHLKGELREKVNGKHGKDTSSSSSSDSESDDSSKHKGSKNGRFESEKITDGIKQELEAANLDVAELRSKLRATSEERDALKWEHQTALNKIQEAEEIIRNLRLEAERSDAGKAQLLIENGELKQKLDSAGVIKAELNQRLEELNKEKDSLILEKEAAMRSIEESEKIREALKLEYETALIKIQEEEEVIRNLKLKAESSNTDKARLLAESGGLKQKLDAAGVIEAELNQRLGELKKEKDSLNLEREAAMRSIEESEKIREALKLEYETALIKIQEEEEVIRNLKIEAESSDTDKARLLAENGGLKQKLDAAGVIEAELNQRLEELNKEKDGMIWEKEAAMRSIEESEKIREALKLEYETALIKIQEEEEVIRNLKIEAESSDTDKARLLAENGGLKQKLDAAGVIEAELNQRLEELNKEKDGMILEKEAAMRSIEESEKIREALKLEYETALIKIQEEEEVIRNLKIEAESSDTDKARLLAENGGLKQKLDAAGLIEAELNQRLEELNKEKDGLILEREAAMRSIEESEKIREALKLEYETALIKIQEEEEVIRNLKIEAESSDTDKAWLLAESGGLKQKLDAAGVIEAELNQRLEELNKEKDGLILETEAAMRSIEESEKIREALKLEYETALIKIQEEEEVIRNLKLEAESSDTDKARLLAESGGLKQKLDAAGLIEAELNQRLEELNKEKNSLILETEAAMRSIEESEKIREALTLEYETALIKIQEEEEVIRNLKLEVESSDTGKARLLAENGELKQKLDSAGVIEAELNQRMEELNKEKDGMILEKEAAMRSIEESEKIGEDLRILTDQLQEEKATTGQELEALKAELSIMKQQLESAEHQVAEFTHNLSVTKRENDSLTLKLSEISNEMEQAQNTIDGLVGESGHLKDKLGDREREYSSLAEMHETHGNESSTRINGLEVQVRGLELELGSSQARNRDLEVQIESKVAEAKQLGEQNQGLEARILELEMMSKVRGDELSALMKKLEENYNESFSRTESLTVQVDTLLADFKSIHAQKAELEEQMVSRGNEASTRVEGLIDQVNLLQQQLESLRSQKVELEVQLENKTLEISEYRILIENLKEEIVSKTEDQQRVLAEKESCSAQINDLELEVETLCNQKTDLGEQISTETKERERLGEEMVRLQEKILEMEKTQTEREFELSALQERHTNGEIEASAQIMALTEQVNNLHQELDSLQTEKNQMQLQLEKEKEEFSENLTEMENQKSELVSQIAEHRRMLDEQEEAHKKLNEEHKQVEGWFQECKLSLAVAERKVQDMAEEFQKHLGSRDQMVEQLEEMIEDLKRDLEVKGDELNTLVENVRNIEVKLRLSNQKLRVTEQLLTENEDTFRKAEEKYQQEQRVLEERVAVLSGIITANNEAYHSMVADISEKVNNSLLGLDALTMKFEEDCNRYENCILVVSKEILIAKNWFGDTNNENEKLRKEVGNLVVQLQDIKEHESALKEKVEQLEVKVSKEGVEKENLTKAINQLEKKVVALETMMKEKDEGILDLGEEKREAIRQLCIWIEYHQSRYDYLREMLSKMPIRGQRAS, from the exons ATGACAAAGAAAAAGCACGATTTCCGTGAATCATTAAAATCCTTCATTGGAACTCACATTGATCCGGAGAAAGATGAACAgctaaaagaaactaaaacag AAATTGATGACAAGGTAAAAAGGATCTTGAAGCTTATCAAAGAGGAAGATCTTGAAGAACGAGATGGCCTCTCAGTAGAAAACTCCAAAAAAGAGCCTCTTCTTGAGCTAATTGAGGATGTCCAGAAACAGTACCATTTGCTCTATGGACAATATGATCATCTGAAGGGAGAGCTGAGAGAGAAAGTTAATGGCAAACATGGAAAAGATACCTCATCTTCATCTAGCTCAGACTCAGAATCTGATGATTCTTCTAAGCACAAAGGCAGTAAAAATGGTCGttttgaaagtgaaaagataaCAGATGGCATAAAGCAAGAACTTGAAGCAGCAAATCTAGACGTTGCTGAACTGAGGAGTAAGTTGAGAGCTACAAGTGAGGAAAGGGATGCTTTAAAGTGGGAACATCAAACAGCTTTGAACAAGATACAAGAAGCAGAAGAAATCATCAGAAATTTGAGGCTTGAAGCTGAACGATCAGATGCTGGCAAAGCACAACTTTTGATTGAGAATGGAGAACTGAAGCAAAAACTAGATTCTGCTGGCGTGATAAAAGCAGAACTAAATCAAAGACTGGAGGAACTGAACAAAGAGAAAGATAGCCTGATTTTGGAGAAAGAGGCTGCCATGAGAAGCATTGAAGAGAGTGAGAAGATCAGAGAAGCTTTAAAGTTAGAATATGAGACAGCTTTGATCAAGAttcaagaagaagaggaggtcATCAGAAATTTGAAGCTTAAAGCTGAAAGTTCAAACACTGATAAAGCACGACTTTTGGCTGAGAGTGGGGGACTGAAGCAAAAACTAGATGCTGCTGGCGTGATAGAAGCAGAACTGAATCAAAGACTGGGGGAactgaaaaaagagaaagatagcCTGAATTTGGAGAGAGAGGCTGCCATGAGAAGCATTGAAGAGAGTGAGAAGATCAGAGAAGCTTTGAAGTTGGAATATGAGACAGCTTTGATCAAGAttcaagaagaagaggaggtcATCAGAAATTTGAAGATTGAAGCTGAAAGTTCAGACACTGATAAAGCACGGCTTTTGGCTGAGAATGGGGGACTGAAGCAAAAACTAGATGCTGCTGGCGTGATAGAAGCAGAACTGAATCAAAGACTGGAGGAACTGAACAAAGAGAAAGATGGCATGATTTGGGAGAAAGAGGCTGCCATGAGAAGCATTGAAGAGAGTGAGAAGATCAGAGAAGCTTTGAAGTTGGAATATGAGACAGCTTTGATCAAGAttcaagaagaagaggag gtcATCAGAAATTTGAAGATTGAAGCTGAAAGTTCAGACACTGATAAAGCACGGCTTTTGGCTGAGAATGGGGGACTGAAGCAAAAACTAGATGCTGCTGGCGTGATAGAAGCAGAACTGAATCAAAGACTGGAGGAACTGAACAAAGAGAAAGATGGCATGATTTTGGAGAAAGAGGCTGCCATGAGAAGCATTGAAGAGAGTGAGAAGATCAGAGAAGCTTTGAAGTTGGAATATGAGACAGCTTTGATCAAGAttcaagaagaagaggag gtcATCAGAAATTTGAAGATTGAAGCTGAAAGCTCAGACACTGATAAAGCACGGCTTTTGGCTGAGAATGGGGGACTGAAGCAAAAACTAGATGCTGCTGGCTTGATAGAAGCAGAACTGAATCAAAGACTGGAGGAACTGAACAAAGAGAAAGATGGCCTGATTTTGGAGAGAGAGGCTGCCATGAGAAGCATTGAAGAGAGTGAGAAGATCAGAGAAGCTTTGAAGTTGGAATATGAGACAGCTTTGATCAAGAttcaagaagaagaggaggtcATCAGAAATTTGAAGATTGAAGCTGAAAGCTCAGACACTGATAAAGCATGGCTTTTGGCTGAGAGTGGGGGACTGAAGCAAAAACTAGATGCTGCTGGCGTGATAGAAGCAGAACTGAATCAAAGACTGGAGGAACTGAACAAAGAGAAAGATGGCCTGATTTTGGAGACAGAGGCTGCCATGAGAAGCATTGAAGAGAGTGAGAAGATCAGAGAAGCTTTGAAGTTGGAATATGAGACAGCTTTGATCAAGAttcaagaagaagaggaggtcATCAGAAATTTGAAGCTCGAAGCTGAAAGCTCAGACACTGATAAAGCCCGACTTTTGGCTGAGAGTGGGGGACTGAAGCAAAAACTAGATGCTGCTGGCTTGATAGAAGCAGAACTGAATCAAAGACTGGAGGAACtgaacaaagagaaaaatagcCTGATTTTGGAGACAGAGGCTGCCATGAGAAGCATTGAAGAGAGTGAGAAGATCAGAGAAGCTTTGACGTTGGAATATGAGACAGCTTTGATCAAGAttcaagaagaagaggaggtcATCAGAAATTTGAAGCTCGAAGTTGAAAGCTCAGACACTGGTAAAGCACGACTTTTGGCTGAGAATGGAGAACTGAAGCAAAAACTAGATTCTGCTGGCGTGATAGAAGCAGAACTGAATCAAAGAATGGAGGAACTGAACAAAGAGAAAGATGGCATGATTTTGGAGAAAGAGGCTGCCATGAGAAGCATTGAAGAGAGTGAGAAGATTGGAGAAGACTTAAGAATCTTGACTGATCAGCTGCAAGAAGAAAAAGCTACCACAGGGCAAGAACTAGAAGCTCTTAAAGCAGAACTTTCTATCATGAAGCAACAGCTGGAATCTGCAGAACATCAAGTTGCAGAATTTACCCATAATCTGAGTGTCACCAAGAGGGAGAATGATTCTCTTACCTTGAAATTATCTGAAATCTCAAATGAGATGGAGCAGGCACAAAACACAATTGATGGACTCGTAGGTGAATCAGGTCACTTAAAGGATAAATTGGGTGACAGGGAAAGGGAGTACTCATCTCTTGCAGAGATGCACGAGACACATGGGAATGAATCATCAACTCGGATAAATGGATTGGAGGTACAAGTAAGAGGTCTGGAGCTGGAGCTGGGATCATCGCAAGCCCGGAATAGAGATCTTGAGGTGCAGATTGAAAGCAAGGTGGCTGAAGCAAAGCAACTGGGAGAACAGAATCAGGGATTAGAAGCCCGGATTTTGGAACTTGAAATGATGTCGAAAGTGAGAGGGGATGAACTTTCTGCTCTCATGAAGAAACTCGAGGAAAATTATAATGAATCATTCTCTAGAACAGAGAGTTTGACAGTGCAGGTCGATACTCTGCTAGCAGACTTCAAATCTATTCATGCCCAGAAAGCAGAATTGGAGGAACAGATGGTAAGTAGAGGTAATGAAGCATCGACTCGAGTTGAGGGGCTTATTGATCAGGTCAACTTGTTACAACAACAACTGGAGTCTCTACGCAGCCAGAAAGTTGAACTTGAAGTGCAACTCGAGAATAAAACTCTAGAAATTTCAGAATATCGAATTCTGATAGAAAATTTGAAAGAGGAGATAGTAAGCAAGACTGAAGATCAACAAAGAGTCCTGGCAGAAAAAGAAAGTTGCTCAGCACAAATCAATGATCTGGAACTAGAGGTGGAGACTCTGTGCAACCAGAAAACTGATCTTGGGGAGCAAATAAGTACTGAAACCAAGGAAAGGGAGCGATTGGGAGAGGAAATGGtgagattacaagaaaagatccttgaaatggaaaaaacacaaacagaGAGAGAGTTTGAGTTATCTGCCCTCCAGGAGAGACATACAAATGGGGAGATTGAAGCTTCTGCTCAGATAATGGCATTAACGGAACAGGTCAACAATCTGCATCAGGAATTGGATTCTTTGCAGACTGAGAAAAACCAAATGCAATTGCAGCTTgaaaaggagaaggaagaaTTTTCAGAAAACCTAACCGAAATGGAAAATCAGAAATCTGAGCTCGTGAGCCAGATTGCAGAGCATCGGAGAATGCTGGATGAACAGGAGGAGGCACACAAAAAGCTAAATGAGGAGCATAAGCAAGTTGAAGGCTGGTTTCAGGAGTGCAAGTTGAGTCTTGCAGTAGCAGAAAGGAAAGTTCAAGACATGGCAGAAGAATTCCAAAAGCATTTGGGTTCTAGAGATCAGATGGTAGAGCAGTTGGAAGAGATGATTGAGGACCTGAAGAGAGATCTTGAAGTAAAAGGAGATGAACTTAACACCTTGGTCGAGAATGTGCGAAATATAGAAGTTAAGCTCCGGCTGTCAAACCAGAAGCTCCGTGTCACGGAACAATTACTAACAGAGAATGAAGACACCTTTAGAAAAGCGGAAGAGAAGTATCAACAAGAACAGAGAGTGCTTGAAGAAAGGGTTGCTGTATTGTCCGGGATAATCACCGCAAATAATGAAGCTTATCACAGTATGGTTGCAGATATCTCAGAAAAAGTAAACAATTCATTGTTAGGACTGGATGCTTTGACCATGAAGTTTGAAGAAGATTGTAACAGGTATGAGAACTGTATTTTGGTAGTTTCAAAGGAGATTCTGATTGCGAAGAATTGGTTTGGGGACACAAATAATGAAAACGAAAAACTGAGAAAGGAAGTAGGTAATTTAGTTGTGCAGCTACAAGATATAAAAGAACACGAATCGGCATTAAAGGAGAAGGTTGAGCAATTAGAGGTCAAGGTGAGCAAGGAAGGAGTGGAGAAGGAGAATTTGACCAAAGCTATCAACCAACTGGAGAAAAAGGTGGTAGCATTGGAGACgatgatgaaagaaaaggatgagGGGATATTAGACCTCGGAGAGGAGAAGAGGGAAGCAATAAGGCAGCTATGCATATGGATTGAATATCACCAAAGTCGCTATGATTATCTCAGGGAGATGCTCTCAAAAATGCCCATTAGAGGCCAGAGGGCATCTTAG